A window from Staphylococcus succinus encodes these proteins:
- a CDS encoding LysM peptidoglycan-binding domain-containing protein, producing the protein MKKLAFAVTAASGAAAFIANHEADASTQHTVKSGESLWTISQQYGVSVEEIKQNNNINNNIVFPGQVIEIGGSASQEGSSSNTTSQSSGGTTHTVKSGESLNIIANNYGVTVDELVSANNLNGYIIQPNQTLTIPGTTGAGGSGGNTTQTSNTNTASTASDQNLYDWGQCTWHVFNRRAETGQPISTYWWNADHWANNAAADGYTVNNTPSAGSILQTYSGAVGHVAYVEQVNPDGSILISEMNYNTPPGTVDYRTIPASEVSSYNYIH; encoded by the coding sequence TTGAAAAAGTTAGCATTTGCAGTCACAGCTGCTTCAGGTGCAGCGGCATTTATCGCTAATCATGAAGCCGATGCTTCAACTCAGCACACGGTAAAATCTGGTGAGTCACTTTGGACTATCTCACAACAATACGGCGTATCCGTAGAAGAGATCAAACAAAATAACAATATCAATAATAATATTGTATTTCCGGGACAAGTTATTGAAATTGGTGGAAGTGCATCACAAGAAGGCTCAAGTTCAAATACTACTTCACAATCATCTGGTGGCACTACACACACGGTTAAGTCTGGAGAATCATTAAATATAATCGCTAATAATTATGGTGTTACTGTAGATGAACTTGTTTCAGCAAATAACTTAAATGGTTATATTATACAACCTAACCAAACACTAACTATTCCTGGTACTACAGGAGCAGGTGGCTCTGGTGGTAACACTACACAAACAAGCAACACAAACACTGCTTCAACAGCTAGTGATCAAAACTTATACGACTGGGGACAGTGTACATGGCACGTATTTAATCGTAGAGCTGAGACTGGCCAACCGATTAGTACATATTGGTGGAACGCTGATCATTGGGCAAACAATGCTGCTGCTGATGGTTATACTGTTAATAATACGCCAAGCGCTGGATCAATCTTACAAACATATTCAGGCGCTGTAGGTCACGTTGCATATGTAGAACAAGTTAATCCTGATGGAAGTATTTTAATTTCAGAAATGAATTACAATACACCTCCAGGTACAGTGGATTATCGTACTATTCCTGCTTCAGAAGTTTCAAGCTATAATTATATACACTAG
- a CDS encoding inorganic phosphate transporter: MEYILIITVAIVIFSLVFDFINGFHDTANAVATAVSTRALTPRTAILLAAVMNFIGALTFTGVAGTITKDIVDPFKLENGLVVVLAAIISAILWNLLTWFYGIPSSSSHALIGSIAGAAIASQGSFAVLHYQGFAKIIIVLLVSPIIAFGVGFIIYSIVKVVFKNANLTKANRNFRFFQIFTASLQSFSHGTNDAQKSMGIITLALIVAGVQTGSSVEPQLWVKVACATAMGLGTAVGGWKIIKTVGGNIMKIRPANGAAADLSSALTIFVASSLHFPLSTTHVVSSSILGVGSSNRIKGVKWNTAQRMIITWVITLPISAVLAAVIFYIMNIFL, translated from the coding sequence ATGGAATATATTTTGATCATCACAGTAGCTATCGTAATTTTTTCACTTGTATTTGACTTTATCAATGGTTTCCATGATACAGCCAATGCTGTTGCTACTGCTGTTTCAACGCGTGCTTTAACTCCTAGAACTGCTATTCTATTAGCAGCAGTTATGAACTTTATTGGTGCATTAACTTTTACTGGGGTTGCAGGTACAATTACAAAAGATATTGTAGACCCATTTAAATTAGAAAATGGGCTAGTTGTAGTATTAGCTGCAATTATTTCAGCAATTTTATGGAATTTACTTACTTGGTTTTATGGTATACCAAGTTCATCTTCTCATGCGTTGATTGGTTCAATCGCAGGAGCGGCTATAGCGTCACAAGGTTCATTTGCTGTACTACATTATCAAGGATTTGCAAAAATCATTATCGTATTACTTGTATCACCAATCATTGCTTTTGGTGTAGGGTTCATTATTTACTCTATTGTAAAAGTCGTATTTAAAAATGCTAATTTGACGAAAGCGAATCGTAATTTTAGATTTTTCCAAATTTTCACAGCATCATTACAATCATTTTCACATGGTACCAACGATGCTCAAAAATCAATGGGAATCATTACGCTAGCTTTAATCGTTGCTGGTGTGCAAACAGGTTCAAGTGTAGAACCACAACTATGGGTTAAAGTTGCTTGTGCGACTGCAATGGGCTTAGGTACTGCAGTTGGTGGTTGGAAAATCATTAAAACTGTTGGTGGAAACATCATGAAAATTCGTCCAGCTAATGGAGCTGCAGCAGATTTATCATCTGCATTAACAATTTTTGTAGCATCATCATTACATTTTCCGCTATCAACGACACATGTTGTATCTTCATCTATCTTAGGTGTTGGTTCATCTAACCGTATTAAAGGTGTGAAATGGAACACGGCACAGCGAATGATTATAACTTGGGTAATTACATTACCTATTTCGGCAGTATTAGCAGCAGTTATATTTTATATTATGAATATTTTCCTTTAA
- a CDS encoding DUF47 domain-containing protein, whose translation MFNKKKDKFMVQLEEMVFNLDRAAIEFGKMDFNSHLDLKAYSDNIKTYESHGDELMHQVISDLNQTFITPIEREDILSLCNAIDDVLDAMEETSAMFEMYSIEYTDEYMAEFVDNIQKAIAEMKLAVGLLVDKKLSHMRIHSINIKEFETNCDGILRQSIKHIFSSETDPITLIKIKEIYESMEEIADKCQAVANNFETIIMKNS comes from the coding sequence ATGTTTAACAAGAAAAAAGATAAGTTCATGGTGCAACTTGAGGAAATGGTCTTTAACTTAGACCGAGCAGCAATTGAATTTGGTAAAATGGATTTTAATAGTCACTTAGATCTTAAAGCATATTCAGACAACATTAAAACGTATGAATCACATGGTGACGAATTGATGCATCAAGTCATTTCAGATTTAAATCAAACTTTTATCACACCTATTGAACGTGAGGATATCCTCTCTTTATGTAACGCAATTGATGATGTTTTAGATGCAATGGAAGAAACATCAGCAATGTTTGAAATGTACTCTATTGAATACACAGATGAATATATGGCTGAATTTGTCGACAACATTCAAAAAGCTATTGCAGAAATGAAGCTAGCTGTTGGATTACTTGTTGATAAAAAATTATCACACATGCGCATCCATTCAATTAATATTAAAGAATTCGAAACAAATTGTGATGGTATTTTACGTCAGTCTATCAAACATATTTTTAGTAGTGAGACAGATCCAATCACACTTATTAAAATTAAAGAGATATACGAAAGTATGGAAGAAATCGCTGATAAATGTCAGGCTGTAGCAAATAACTTTGAAACTATAATTATGAAAAATAGCTAA
- a CDS encoding sensor histidine kinase translates to MIHFKWIFKFIQSRINWILWLIVLHLIVLGIAYIDVDISVNSILYIIVLNLGLSVVFLIFTYIKEIRFYLHLENNIEPEALKHKALADTPFQKEIVDYLYQKITDQKMVVTEQKKQIRSTEVSLTDFVHDIKTPVTALKLMIEKEQDIERKRALLFEWSRINDMLDRQLYLTKLESRNNDVFFEYVDLKRLVIEEIQITRYISQAKGIDYDLNFENEYKVYTDSKWSRMMIRQILSNAIKYSNEGTIHIQSFNDHNHVTLVIKDEGRGISKKDLPRIYDKGFTSTGFRNETTSSGIGLYLVNNVKNSLGIQVDISSHELEGTEVKFMFPNQNEIIERLSQ, encoded by the coding sequence ATGATACATTTTAAATGGATTTTTAAGTTTATCCAGTCACGTATAAATTGGATATTATGGCTGATTGTATTACATCTTATAGTTTTAGGTATTGCATATATAGATGTTGATATAAGTGTGAACAGTATTTTATATATCATAGTATTGAATCTTGGATTATCAGTTGTCTTTCTGATTTTTACTTATATTAAAGAAATAAGGTTTTATTTACATTTGGAAAATAATATAGAGCCTGAAGCACTTAAACATAAAGCATTAGCTGATACACCATTTCAAAAGGAAATTGTCGATTATTTATATCAAAAAATTACAGACCAAAAAATGGTTGTCACTGAGCAAAAGAAACAAATTCGTTCAACTGAGGTTTCGCTCACTGATTTTGTACACGATATTAAAACACCAGTGACAGCTTTAAAATTAATGATTGAAAAAGAACAAGATATAGAAAGAAAACGGGCTCTTCTTTTTGAATGGTCACGCATTAACGATATGTTAGACAGACAACTTTATTTAACAAAGTTAGAGTCACGAAATAATGATGTATTTTTTGAATACGTTGATTTAAAAAGATTGGTTATAGAAGAGATACAAATCACACGATATATTAGTCAGGCTAAAGGTATTGATTATGATCTTAATTTTGAAAATGAGTATAAAGTATATACAGATAGTAAATGGTCTCGAATGATGATTAGGCAAATATTATCTAATGCTATCAAATATAGCAATGAAGGGACAATTCATATTCAAAGCTTTAATGATCATAATCATGTGACATTAGTTATTAAAGATGAAGGTAGGGGGATAAGTAAGAAAGACTTACCTAGAATTTATGATAAAGGTTTTACCTCTACAGGCTTTCGAAATGAGACTACATCTTCGGGCATCGGTTTGTATCTTGTAAATAATGTTAAAAATAGTTTAGGTATACAGGTAGATATTAGTTCTCACGAGCTAGAAGGAACAGAAGTTAAATTTATGTTTCCTAATCAAAACGAAATAATAGAAAGATTATCGCAATAA
- a CDS encoding response regulator transcription factor, with protein MNILLVEDDMSLFKELSEELEQWDFQVNGIDDFNDVLTQFKEVNPAIVIMDVKLPKYDGFYWTRKIREISNTPILFLSSRDNPMDQVMSMELGADDYVQKPFNTSVLIAKLQAVYRRVYQFSIEEKRVLSWLEATLDLSKDSITKEDKVIYLSKTEMIILEMLVKKQGEIVTRDTLITALWDDEAFVSDNTLTVNVNRLRKKLADIDMKDAIETKIGKGYMAHDTF; from the coding sequence GTGAACATTTTATTAGTAGAGGATGATATGTCATTATTTAAGGAATTAAGTGAAGAACTTGAACAATGGGATTTTCAAGTTAATGGTATCGATGATTTTAATGACGTATTGACGCAATTTAAAGAAGTGAATCCTGCTATTGTAATTATGGATGTCAAATTACCTAAATACGATGGGTTCTATTGGACTCGAAAAATAAGAGAAATTTCCAATACGCCGATTTTGTTTTTATCATCTCGAGATAATCCTATGGATCAAGTAATGAGCATGGAATTGGGTGCAGATGACTATGTACAAAAGCCTTTTAATACAAGTGTGCTTATAGCTAAACTTCAAGCTGTCTATAGAAGAGTCTATCAATTTAGTATAGAAGAAAAACGTGTATTATCTTGGTTAGAGGCAACACTTGATTTGTCTAAAGATAGTATAACTAAAGAGGATAAGGTAATTTATTTATCTAAAACTGAAATGATTATTTTAGAAATGTTAGTAAAAAAACAAGGTGAAATTGTAACGAGAGACACATTAATTACAGCGTTATGGGATGATGAAGCCTTCGTAAGTGATAATACACTTACAGTAAATGTGAATCGTTTGAGAAAAAAATTGGCAGATATTGATATGAAAGATGCCATTGAAACGAAGATAGGTAAAGGATACATGGCGCATGATACATTTTAA
- a CDS encoding NAD-dependent epimerase/dehydratase family protein gives MKPNILLAGVTGYIGKHLIQFINSEAKLFTMSKYPKEDDFKDITWLKKDIFNYNDVLESMETMDIAIFYLDPTKHSAKLTQATARDMNLIAADNFGRAAAKQGVSKMIYISGGRFDDETVQRLSAYGVPVEKTEAKVPRPHVAVELQVSKYDDVRSALSMQLPMNWSLNQMVDYYMSWLNETNGTLLHTYRDDNNYMIYIKDKSKPLLVLHKAYTEEDIITLHLVGGTLVKPNLKKQGKLEFRKLQGTQTVIVHLYDYIPKLIWPIYYLIQSPFQGLMMRGFEIDCRIKHFNGRIQSGEDIKYTK, from the coding sequence ATGAAACCTAATATTTTATTGGCAGGTGTAACAGGGTATATAGGCAAGCATCTTATTCAATTTATCAATTCAGAGGCAAAGCTATTTACAATGTCTAAATACCCAAAAGAAGATGATTTTAAAGATATAACATGGTTAAAGAAAGATATTTTTAATTATAATGACGTGTTAGAATCAATGGAAACAATGGATATAGCTATTTTCTATTTAGATCCTACGAAACATTCAGCCAAACTTACTCAAGCTACTGCTAGAGATATGAATCTTATTGCTGCAGATAACTTTGGGCGCGCTGCTGCTAAACAAGGTGTGAGTAAAATGATTTACATTAGTGGTGGGCGATTTGATGATGAAACGGTACAACGCTTATCTGCATATGGTGTACCAGTAGAAAAAACAGAAGCAAAAGTACCACGTCCGCATGTGGCTGTAGAACTTCAAGTTTCAAAATATGATGATGTACGTAGTGCATTAAGTATGCAATTACCAATGAATTGGTCACTTAACCAAATGGTAGACTATTACATGAGTTGGTTAAATGAAACAAATGGCACATTGTTACATACTTACAGGGACGATAATAATTATATGATATATATTAAAGATAAAAGTAAGCCATTACTTGTGCTGCACAAAGCGTATACAGAAGAAGATATAATTACATTACATCTAGTGGGTGGTACCTTAGTTAAACCAAATTTAAAGAAACAAGGTAAACTAGAATTTCGAAAGTTACAAGGTACGCAAACAGTTATCGTTCATTTATATGACTATATACCTAAATTAATATGGCCTATATATTATTTAATCCAATCGCCATTTCAAGGTTTAATGATGAGAGGCTTTGAAATAGATTGTCGTATTAAACATTTTAATGGTCGTATTCAGTCAGGTGAAGATATAAAATACACAAAATAA
- a CDS encoding GNAT family N-acetyltransferase, producing the protein MVHQIREISINDIDAFIKLLTTIYDESDYLIYNPGEYAPSTTDAISHLEHFITSPSNAIYVAENNNELVGFATVTTENLERARHEANFSMGVIKHYREKGLGQALINSIEAWCLNHEIRRIEVSVVPENATAVDLFKSAGYQLEGELRDKLYIDGRYYNKYVLSKLLL; encoded by the coding sequence ATGGTTCATCAAATTCGAGAAATTAGTATCAATGATATAGATGCTTTCATAAAATTATTAACTACAATTTATGATGAATCTGACTATTTGATATATAATCCTGGTGAATATGCACCATCTACTACAGATGCCATATCTCATTTGGAACATTTCATAACATCGCCTTCCAACGCCATTTACGTAGCTGAAAATAATAACGAGCTTGTTGGTTTCGCGACTGTTACTACAGAAAATTTAGAACGTGCACGTCACGAAGCCAACTTTTCAATGGGCGTAATTAAGCACTACAGAGAAAAAGGATTAGGGCAAGCATTAATTAATTCTATAGAAGCATGGTGTTTAAACCATGAAATCCGTCGCATCGAAGTCTCAGTAGTACCGGAAAATGCAACTGCCGTCGACTTATTCAAATCCGCAGGATATCAACTAGAAGGCGAGTTAAGAGATAAACTTTATATTGATGGTCGCTATTACAACAAATATGTTTTATCTAAATTATTATTATAA
- a CDS encoding alpha/beta hydrolase yields the protein MKKKHKWTIITLFIFVIVAVVTAVLLKQQFDRQHAQEVREKVQINNKNVNAFTNITYSSGLPNSRLDILTPTELERDNKLPVIFWMHGGGYIAGDKQYKNPLLSKIAEQGYIVVNVNYALAPDNKYPTQLNQIDRAVQFIKKNQHELPIDFNQVVFGGDSAGAQLSSQYTAIQTNKSLRDDMKFKQQFKPNQIKAAIFYGGFYDMKTVKATEFPRIQLFMESYTGKRDWEQQFKYISEMSTINQVTKDYPPTFLSVGDADPFYSQNIAFYKKLKSKDVPTDKLFYDGSHQLRHQYQFHMNKPESQQNMKDTLRFLSRNTSASGVETELKSGESNPNGIELNPY from the coding sequence ATGAAGAAAAAACACAAATGGACCATTATTACGCTTTTTATATTTGTAATTGTTGCAGTTGTTACTGCAGTGTTGTTGAAGCAACAATTTGATCGACAACATGCACAAGAAGTAAGAGAAAAGGTACAAATCAACAATAAAAATGTAAACGCATTTACAAATATTACTTATAGTAGCGGGTTACCAAATAGTAGATTAGATATATTAACACCGACTGAATTAGAAAGAGATAACAAATTACCTGTTATCTTTTGGATGCATGGTGGGGGCTACATCGCTGGCGATAAACAATATAAAAACCCATTACTCTCCAAAATTGCTGAACAAGGATATATAGTGGTAAATGTAAACTATGCCCTTGCGCCTGACAATAAATACCCAACTCAATTAAATCAGATTGATCGAGCAGTACAGTTTATTAAAAAGAATCAACATGAATTACCTATTGATTTTAATCAGGTTGTGTTTGGTGGGGATTCGGCCGGAGCACAATTGTCTAGCCAGTATACAGCAATCCAAACTAACAAATCTTTACGAGATGATATGAAATTTAAACAACAGTTTAAACCAAATCAAATTAAAGCGGCTATTTTTTATGGTGGTTTTTATGATATGAAAACAGTGAAAGCTACAGAATTTCCTAGAATACAGCTTTTCATGGAAAGTTATACAGGTAAGCGAGACTGGGAACAACAATTTAAATATATAAGTGAAATGTCTACAATAAACCAAGTTACAAAAGATTACCCTCCTACATTTTTATCGGTGGGCGATGCTGATCCATTTTATAGTCAAAATATAGCATTTTATAAGAAGTTAAAATCTAAAGATGTACCTACTGATAAATTATTTTATGATGGTTCGCACCAATTGAGGCATCAGTACCAATTTCATATGAATAAACCAGAATCACAACAAAATATGAAAGATACATTGAGGTTCTTAAGTAGGAATACAAGTGCTTCAGGTGTAGAAACAGAATTAAAATCTGGGGAATCAAATCCAAATGGCATCGAATTAAATCCGTATTAA
- a CDS encoding branched-chain amino acid transport system II carrier protein: protein MGLNKEAIKIGFAYVGIVVGAGFSTGQEVMQFFTPFGLWSYIGVILSGLILGFIGRQVAKIGTAFDAQNHESTLDYLFGGVFSKIIDYLLIFFLFGISVTMIAGAGATFEESFSVPTWLGALIMVIAIYITLLMDFNKIVRALGVVTPFLIILVVTIAIYYLFNGSISFDKVNQTMPETSIWKGIMYGINYGGLAFAVGFSTIVAIGGDASKRKISGSGALFGGVVYTVLLALINFALQAEYPKIKDVSIPTLTLANNITPWLGLVLSIIMLAVMYNTILGLMYSFSARFTEPYSKKYHILIVVMSLVAYGLSFVGFAGLINFLYPIMGVIGLIVVVAVLIKYYFRKSQNKKHIA from the coding sequence ATGGGGCTGAATAAAGAAGCTATAAAAATTGGTTTTGCTTATGTTGGCATCGTTGTAGGTGCTGGTTTTTCTACTGGTCAGGAAGTCATGCAATTCTTTACACCATTTGGTTTATGGTCTTACATAGGTGTTATACTTTCTGGTTTGATTTTAGGATTTATTGGAAGACAAGTTGCTAAAATAGGAACAGCATTTGATGCACAAAATCATGAATCAACATTAGATTACTTATTTGGTGGTGTATTTAGTAAAATTATAGATTACTTACTAATCTTTTTCTTATTTGGTATCTCGGTGACAATGATTGCTGGTGCTGGTGCAACTTTTGAAGAAAGTTTTAGTGTACCTACTTGGTTGGGTGCCTTAATTATGGTAATTGCAATATATATCACGCTATTAATGGATTTTAATAAAATTGTCCGTGCATTAGGTGTGGTGACGCCATTTTTAATTATTTTGGTAGTAACCATCGCAATATATTATTTATTTAATGGAAGCATTTCATTCGATAAAGTAAACCAAACAATGCCAGAAACGAGTATTTGGAAAGGTATTATGTATGGTATTAATTATGGTGGCTTAGCGTTTGCAGTTGGTTTTAGTACGATAGTTGCTATAGGCGGAGATGCTTCTAAACGTAAAATTTCGGGTTCAGGTGCATTATTTGGTGGTGTTGTTTATACTGTTTTACTTGCACTCATCAATTTTGCATTACAAGCAGAATATCCCAAAATTAAAGATGTCTCTATTCCGACATTAACTTTAGCGAATAATATCACTCCATGGTTAGGGTTAGTATTATCAATCATTATGTTAGCAGTAATGTACAATACAATTCTTGGACTCATGTATTCATTTTCAGCAAGGTTTACAGAGCCATACAGTAAAAAATATCATATATTGATAGTTGTTATGTCATTAGTAGCATATGGTTTGAGTTTTGTTGGTTTCGCTGGCCTAATTAATTTCTTATATCCAATTATGGGTGTGATAGGACTAATTGTAGTTGTTGCAGTACTTATTAAATATTATTTTAGAAAGAGTCAAAATAAAAAGCATATTGCTTAA
- the dhaM gene encoding dihydroxyacetone kinase phosphoryl donor subunit DhaM, which produces MTTIVIVSHSKDIANGTKDLLNQMANEVHVIAQGGVEGNIGTSYDHIQTLVNELEDDALCFYDIGSAEMNLDLAIEMYTGNYQIEKVNAPIVEGSFTAAVKLSVGGSIEDAIADLNKTFG; this is translated from the coding sequence ATGACGACAATTGTAATAGTTAGCCACAGTAAAGATATCGCAAATGGAACAAAAGATTTATTGAATCAAATGGCAAATGAAGTGCATGTGATTGCACAAGGTGGTGTCGAGGGTAACATCGGCACTTCATATGATCATATTCAAACTTTAGTCAATGAGTTAGAGGACGATGCACTTTGTTTTTACGATATTGGTTCCGCAGAGATGAATTTAGATTTAGCTATTGAAATGTATACAGGAAATTATCAAATAGAAAAAGTGAATGCCCCGATTGTCGAAGGCAGTTTTACAGCAGCTGTAAAATTATCTGTCGGTGGATCGATTGAAGATGCTATTGCGGATTTAAATAAAACCTTTGGTTAA
- the dhaL gene encoding dihydroxyacetone kinase subunit DhaL: MNVVELKDRLLNLVEIFEEKEGLLTELDRAIGDGDHGVNMVRGFKALPDNIDDSSMQSLLKSTGMTLMSNIGGASGPLYGFSFVKMSQVVEDDINDKNLKTILNTFAEAIAQRGKVELNEKTMYDVIKRASEAAENDEKLTEEVLQSYADLTKDIEATKGRASYFKEASIGHIDPGAQSSVYILNALIGDE, translated from the coding sequence ATGAATGTTGTCGAATTGAAAGATAGATTACTTAATTTAGTAGAAATATTTGAAGAAAAAGAAGGTTTATTGACTGAATTAGATCGTGCGATTGGTGATGGTGATCACGGAGTAAATATGGTTAGAGGCTTTAAAGCACTGCCAGATAATATTGATGATAGTTCTATGCAGAGTTTGTTAAAATCTACAGGTATGACATTAATGTCAAATATTGGTGGTGCCTCAGGACCATTATACGGATTTAGTTTTGTTAAGATGTCTCAAGTAGTAGAAGATGACATCAACGATAAGAACTTAAAAACTATATTAAATACTTTTGCGGAGGCTATTGCTCAAAGAGGAAAAGTAGAGTTAAATGAAAAAACGATGTACGATGTAATTAAGCGTGCAAGTGAAGCAGCAGAAAATGACGAAAAGTTAACAGAAGAAGTTTTACAATCGTATGCAGATTTAACGAAAGATATAGAAGCAACTAAAGGAAGAGCTTCCTACTTTAAAGAAGCATCTATTGGTCATATTGACCCAGGTGCACAAAGTAGTGTTTATATTTTAAATGCATTGATTGGAGATGAATAG
- the dhaK gene encoding dihydroxyacetone kinase subunit DhaK codes for MKKLIKEKTSFLTDMLEGLSRMNTQIEVIADTVVVRKEKKKQGVAIVSGGGSGHEPAHAGYVADGMLDAAVCGEVFTSPTPDKILSAIKAVDNGNGVLLVVKNYAGDVMNFEMAQEMAEMEDIQVATVIVKDDIAVSDEDKRRGVAGTVLVHKYAGHLADQGENLDNIKEKVEQFISEIKTIGMAITAPMVPTTGQYGFDIESDEIEIGVGIHGEKGLSREKIVPVDQIVERLISELMKEVEAKQLIVMVNGMGATPLSELNIVTKYVNDNLSQRDIEVKHWLVGDYMTALDMQGFSLTFIPYNEAVLTALSEPTESSYFN; via the coding sequence ATGAAAAAATTAATTAAAGAAAAGACGTCCTTCTTAACTGATATGTTAGAAGGACTTTCAAGAATGAATACTCAAATTGAAGTCATTGCAGATACTGTTGTTGTAAGAAAAGAGAAGAAAAAACAAGGTGTCGCTATTGTATCTGGAGGTGGGAGCGGGCATGAGCCGGCACATGCTGGATACGTGGCGGATGGTATGTTAGATGCTGCCGTATGTGGTGAAGTCTTTACATCACCAACACCTGATAAAATACTAAGTGCAATTAAAGCTGTAGATAATGGTAATGGTGTGCTACTCGTAGTGAAAAACTATGCCGGTGACGTTATGAATTTTGAAATGGCACAAGAGATGGCAGAAATGGAAGATATTCAAGTGGCCACAGTTATTGTTAAAGATGATATTGCAGTGAGTGATGAAGATAAAAGAAGAGGGGTTGCAGGGACTGTCTTAGTACACAAGTATGCTGGACATTTGGCTGACCAAGGGGAGAACTTAGATAATATAAAAGAGAAGGTAGAACAATTTATATCTGAAATTAAAACAATTGGAATGGCAATAACTGCACCTATGGTACCTACTACAGGACAATATGGTTTTGATATTGAGAGTGATGAAATAGAGATTGGCGTCGGTATTCATGGTGAAAAGGGATTATCTAGAGAAAAAATAGTGCCAGTAGATCAAATCGTAGAACGGTTAATTTCGGAATTAATGAAAGAAGTTGAAGCAAAGCAACTTATAGTTATGGTCAATGGAATGGGGGCTACACCATTATCAGAATTGAACATAGTAACGAAGTATGTAAATGATAACTTGAGTCAACGGGATATTGAAGTTAAACATTGGTTGGTTGGCGATTATATGACTGCGCTTGATATGCAAGGTTTTTCATTAACTTTTATACCATATAACGAAGCTGTATTAACGGCACTGTCAGAACCGACGGAAAGTTCGTACTTTAATTAA